A region of the Stieleria neptunia genome:
GGCGTGCTGGAAAAATACGGCGTCGAAATGATCGCCGCCGACGCCAAGGTGATCGCCAAAGCCGAGGAACGGGACCAGTTCAAAGCGGCGATGGAAAAAATCGGCCTGGACGTCTGCCGCGGCCATGTGGTGCACAACATCGAACAAGCCCGTGCGGCGATGGAAGACGTCGGTCTGCCGGCCGTCGTCCGCCCCAGTTTCACCATGGGCGGCAGCGGCAGCGCGATCGCCTACAACAAAGACGATTTCGATGCCCTGGTCAAAAGCGGCCTGGACCAATCGCCGGTCACCGAAGTCCTGATCGAAGAATCGATCATCGGCTGGAAAGAATACGAAATGGAGGTGATGCGCGACAAAGACGACAACGTCGTGATCATCTGCAGCATCGAGAACTTTGATGCGATGGGGGTTCACACCGGTGACTCGATCACCGTCGCCCCGGCCCAAACGCTCAGCGACAAAGAATACCAACGGATGCGCGACGCCTCGTTGGCCGTGATCCGCGAAATCGGCGTCGAAACCGGCGGCAGCAACATTCAATTCGCGATCGAGCCGTCGACCGGACGGATGATCGTGATCGAAATGAACCCACGCGTCAGTCGCTCCAGCGCCCTGGCCAGTAAAGCCACCGGATTTCCGATCGCAAAAATCGCCGCCAAGTTGGCCGTCGGATACCGACTGTGGGAATTGCCCAACGACATCACCAAGAAAACCAAAGCCTGCTTCGAACCGACGATCGACTATGTCGTGACCAAGATCCCGCGGTTCGCCTTCGAAAAATTCCCCGAAGCCGACGCGACGCTGATGACGCAAATGAAAAGCGTCGGCGAAACCATGGCGATCGGACGCACGTTTCGCGAATCATTGCAAAAAGCGATGCGAGGATTGGAAGTCGGCGCCTTCGGGCTCGGCAGCGACAATCGCGATCTGTGGGGAACCGAAGACCAACCCGATCTGGACACCATTCGCGCCAAACTGGGTACCCCCAACGCCGATCGAATCTTCTACTTGCGCTACGCCCTCAAGGCCGGCATCTCGATCGAGGAAGTGCATGCGCTGACGCACATCGATCACTGGTTCTTGGATCACCTGTCGCAAATCATCGAACATGAAGAGCAAATCCTGCAACTCGGATCGCTCGAAGCGATGGACCGCGACCGGATGTGGAACGCCAAACGGGATGGGTTCTCCGACCGACAAATCGCCCACATGCTGTCTTCGACCGAATTGAAGGTCCGTCAGCATCGATTGGATTTGGGCATCCGTCCGGTCTTCAAAAGCGTCGACACCTGTGCCGCAGAATTCGAAGCTTACACGCCGTACTACTACAGCACCTACGAGATCGAAGACGAATTGCCGCCCAAAGCGGACCAGAAACGCGTCGTGATCTTGGGCGGTGGTCCGAACCGGATCGGACAGGGCATCGAATTTGACTATTGCTGCTGTCACGCCAGTTTCGCGCTGCGTGAGATCGGCTATGAATCGATCATGGTCAACAGCAACCCCGAGACCGTCAGTACGGACTACGACACCTCCGACATCCTGTTCTTTGAACCGCTGACGATCGAAGATGTGTTGAACATCTGCGACGCGACCCAACCCGACGGCGTGATCGTTCAGTTCGGCGGACAGACGCCACTGAACCTGGCGCGCGGGCTGCAAGAGGCCGGCGTCCCGATCATCGGCACCAGCGTCGATACGATCGAAGCCGCCGAGGACCGCGAGCGATTCCAACAGTTGATCAACGACTTGCAGTTGCGGCAGCCACCCAGCGGCATCGCCCGCAACATGGAAGAGGCCCGCAAGGAAGTCAAACGCATCGGCTATCCGGCGTTGGTCCGCCCCAGTTTTGTGTTGGGGGGGCGCGCGATGGAGATCTGTTACGACAAGTCGCAATTCGAACGCTACGTCGCCGAAGCGTTCATCGTCGCCGATGGTCAACCGGTCCTGATCGACCGCTTCCTGGAAGACGCCACGGAAGTCGATGTGGACGCGATCTGTGACGGTGACGATGCGGTCATCATGGGAATCATGGAACACATCGAAGAGGCCGGGGTGCACAGCGGTGACTCGGCCTGTGCCATCCCGCCGTTTTCGATTCCCCAGGACGTCTTGGCCGAACTCCGCGAAGCGACCATCAAGTTGGCCAAGTCATTGCATGTCGTCGGGCTGATGAACATCCAATTCGCCATCAAGAACGAAGACGACGGACCCAAGGTGTATATCTTGGAAGTCAATCCGCGGGCCAGCCGGACGGTGCCGTTTGTCGCCAAAGCCACCGGCGTCCCGGTCGCCAACTTGGCCACCAAGGTGATGACGGGAATGAAACTGGCGGAACTGGGGATCACCCAAGAACCGATCCCCAAACATGTTTCGATCAAAGAAAGCGTTTTCCCATTCCGCAAATTTGCCGGCGTCGACATCGTGTTGGGACCGGAAATGCGGAGCACGGGCGAGGTGATGGGGATCAGCGAAAAATTCCCGCTGGCGTTTGCCAAGAGCCAGCTTGCCGCCGGTGTGACGTTGCCCACCGAAGGCAAAATCTTTGTCAGTTTGAGCTCGCGACACAAAGGTTCCGCGGTCAGCCTGGGGAAGGACCTGCGTGCCCTCGGGTTTGAAATCCTGGCCACCAGTGGCACCGCGGCACGACTGGAGGCGGAGGGCGTCCCGGTGACGCGGATCAAAAAGTTGGCCGAGGGGCAACCGAACTTGATCGACTATCTGAAGAACGAAGATGTCGCGTTGATCATGAACACGCCCAATGGCAAAGGCGCCCGCACGGATGAAGGCCGGATTCGCGCCGCAGCCGTGCAGCAAGGGGTGCCCTGTATCACGACTGTCGCGGCAGCCGAAGCGGCCGTGCGTGCGATGCAAGCCCTGGGAGAGGACGTGATGACCGTCCAGTCACTCCAAGAACGCTACGCGGAGTAATCGATCCCGATGTCTGAATCCCAATCGCTCAAGAAATCCTCTGGCAAACCGGAATACGATCCGTCGACGTTTCGCTTGCTGGTCGTCGATAACGAAGCGGCGCACGCACGAGCGATGACGGAAAGTCTGGAAAAGGTCGGTTACAAGTGCACGGTCGCGACCAGCGGCCCCGAAGCGGCCACGTTGATCGAGCGTGACACGTTCGACATCATCATCACCGACATGGTGATGAACGACGTCGACGGCATGAAACTGTTGAAGCTGGCCGGTCAACGATTGCCCGACGCGGAAGTGGTGATGGTGACCGGCCACGCCACGGTCCCCATCGCCGTCGAAGCGATGCAGCAGGGCGCGTTCAATTTTCTCGAAAAACCGATCACGCCGAGCCGCTTGCGTGCGATCGTGGAAAAAGCCGTCGGTGCGGTCAGCCTGCGCCGTCAGAACAGCGAACTGATGTCGCGATTGGACGAGCGTTTCGGGTTCGAAGGCATCATCTACACCAGCAAGAAGATGCAGCAGGTGATCGATCGGTTGCGGCGCATCGCTGCGACCGACGCGACCGTTCTGATCACCGGCGAAAATGGAACCGGAAAAGAGATTGTCGCCCAGGCCGTTCACCAAAACAGCCCGCGACGGAACAAGCCGATCGTGGCGATCAACACCGGCGCGATCGCAGAAAACCTGGTCGAGAGTGAATTGTTCGGACACGTCAAAGGTGCCTTCACCGGTGCCGATGCCGACCGCATCGGTGCCTTCGAATATGCCAACGGCGGCACGCTGTTCCTAGACGAAGTCGGCGACATGCCGATGAGCACCCAGATCAAATTGCTGCGAGTGTTAGAGGAAAGCAAGATCACTCGCGTCGGCGACAACAAAGCGATCAAGGTCAACGTCCGTTTGATCTCGGCCACCAATCGCCCGTTGGAAGCGATGATCGATGCCGGCACCTTCCGAAGCGATCTCTACTTTCGTTTGAAAGTCGTGACCGTGGAATTGCCGGCGCTGCGGGAACGCCGCGAAGACGTGATCCCGTTGATGGATCATTTCCGCAAGATGTTCTTGCGACGACACGACAAGCCCGCGGCGCACTTCACACCCGCCGTCACCAAACGCTTCTTCGCCTACGATTGGCCGGGCAACGTCCGCGAGTTGCGAAACTTTGTGGAAATGATGGTGGTACTGGACACCGACGGCAAACTGGATGTGGAAGACCTGCCGCCAGAACTGGTCGATGACGAAGCCGGTGAACACGCAGCGGAAGAAATCACTCTGCCGACGATCAGTGCCGATACCGATTCCAACCTGATCGGCCAGCCGCTCAGTGTGATCGAACGTTGGGCGATCGAAAAAACGCTCCAATTGACCAACGACAACCGAGAAGAAGCCGCCAAAATCCTCGGTATCGGCGCCCGAACGCTCTATCGTCGTTTGGACCAGTACAAGAAAGAAAGCGACGAGGAAGATGGCGAGAGCGGCGACGCCGGTTCGGACGACGCTTAGACGGGCTTACTTTTGCGTCGTTGTGGACTTCGACAACGCTTCCAAAATCGCCTGCTTGCTGTGGTGACGATCCGCCAAGTCCCGCAACTGCTGACGCGTCAACGTTTCCCGGCCCGGCAGGCTGAACTCGGCAAATTCATCCACCGCGATCACGTACTTCGCATCGCCCAATCGATCGACACCGAGGGGCTGCCACGGCGAATCCGCATTTTCTCGCATTTGCGGCGGACGCACGTAGTTGGCGTTTAGTTTGACCATCCGGACACCGAGTGTGCCCCACAAACGAGTTGTATCGACTATCGGGTCATACAAGATCGGAACCGACACACGGGTGTCGACGGCAAGGTCCCGGTGCGTGAGATCGGCCAGCCAGACTTCGGCGCTGCGGTAGGCATCCTCGACGTCGACGGCTTCCTCGTCGCGCAGTTCGGGAGCTAATCCGATGTCATCGCAAGCCACCAAATAGAATCCGTAAAACAGCTGCTTGATCGATGCCAGTTCGGATTGCAGATCAGTTTCCCGTTGGCCCTCTTCACGCCAGCCGTGAAGCTGGCCCAATTCGGCTTCGTGATTGACGTGTAGAAAGGATTCCAGGAAGGCGTAGCTGCGGGCGGTGCGAAGATAAAACGTGGCACAGGGTTCGACGCGCAATCGCGGCCGGATCTTGCGAGGGGGCAGTGCCGAAGTGACGTCGGCGGGGCCAAGTTGCCTGGCGTGCGTCTCACGACGCTTGGTGATCAACGCCTGAAAGGCTTGGATCAACCGACGTTTGTATTTCGCCGTCAGCAGCAATTTCTGACTTTCTTTCCCACGCGACGGCAACAGCAGCGTTTCCAAGGCATGGATCTGCTGGTCGTACCAACCGCTATCCTGACGCGGTGTCAGATCCACCTCACCCGACCGAATCCGTCGAATCAATTCCACCATCAGGTTCGTCTGTGCCGCCGTACCGCTGGAGAACATCCGGTTGAACAGCTCCGTTTCACGACTGGTCGACGACGGCAGAACGCTGACCACCGGACGTTGCACGTGGTGCCGTCGGGCCAGTTCCGGCAACTCGGCATCGGTTCCAATCAACTGGCTCAGGTTCAAGCCGTCCGGTGGGTTGGTCAGCCTGGAATAGAAGTCGACCAATTCCAGGTATTCCCGACGCAGCGTTTCATCGGACGCGAGGACATCGGCAATCTCGCGCGGCACCGCGACATGGTCTTGATCAAAACGATATTGCAGGAAACGAAAGAATTTCCAAACCCGCCGCAAGTCATCGTTCCAGGTGTAAAAGGAGATGGGTTTCGATCGCGACGGATCCGATTGAAACTCCTGCAACCAAGCATCCGCAGCGGCTTGCTGGTGCGCGTCCAACGGAACCGGTCGATCGGCCAGCTGCAGCGCCGCGGCGAGAAATCCACGGGCCTGACTCCGGGCCGGCAGTGCGGAGAACAAGTCATTGACAACGTCCACCGCGGAAGGAGAAAAGCCGGCATCACCCCGAAAACAGGCCAAGTCCAATGCCGCGTACAATCCGTCGTCAAATTGTTTGGCAAATCCATCGAGCATGTTGGCGCTCGGTAGCACGGTCAGCCCGCTGCGTTGGGATTCCCGAATCGCATCGGCGTAGGTCGCATAGAGCCGCGTCATTGCGGTCTCTCGGTCCGGC
Encoded here:
- the carB gene encoding carbamoyl-phosphate synthase large subunit, yielding MPRRDDIKKILLIGSGPIIIGQACEFDYSGTQACKALREEGYEVVLVNSNPATIMTDPATADSTYIEPLTWQMVEKVIEKERPDALLPTLGGQTGLNVAMDLDANGVLEKYGVEMIAADAKVIAKAEERDQFKAAMEKIGLDVCRGHVVHNIEQARAAMEDVGLPAVVRPSFTMGGSGSAIAYNKDDFDALVKSGLDQSPVTEVLIEESIIGWKEYEMEVMRDKDDNVVIICSIENFDAMGVHTGDSITVAPAQTLSDKEYQRMRDASLAVIREIGVETGGSNIQFAIEPSTGRMIVIEMNPRVSRSSALASKATGFPIAKIAAKLAVGYRLWELPNDITKKTKACFEPTIDYVVTKIPRFAFEKFPEADATLMTQMKSVGETMAIGRTFRESLQKAMRGLEVGAFGLGSDNRDLWGTEDQPDLDTIRAKLGTPNADRIFYLRYALKAGISIEEVHALTHIDHWFLDHLSQIIEHEEQILQLGSLEAMDRDRMWNAKRDGFSDRQIAHMLSSTELKVRQHRLDLGIRPVFKSVDTCAAEFEAYTPYYYSTYEIEDELPPKADQKRVVILGGGPNRIGQGIEFDYCCCHASFALREIGYESIMVNSNPETVSTDYDTSDILFFEPLTIEDVLNICDATQPDGVIVQFGGQTPLNLARGLQEAGVPIIGTSVDTIEAAEDRERFQQLINDLQLRQPPSGIARNMEEARKEVKRIGYPALVRPSFVLGGRAMEICYDKSQFERYVAEAFIVADGQPVLIDRFLEDATEVDVDAICDGDDAVIMGIMEHIEEAGVHSGDSACAIPPFSIPQDVLAELREATIKLAKSLHVVGLMNIQFAIKNEDDGPKVYILEVNPRASRTVPFVAKATGVPVANLATKVMTGMKLAELGITQEPIPKHVSIKESVFPFRKFAGVDIVLGPEMRSTGEVMGISEKFPLAFAKSQLAAGVTLPTEGKIFVSLSSRHKGSAVSLGKDLRALGFEILATSGTAARLEAEGVPVTRIKKLAEGQPNLIDYLKNEDVALIMNTPNGKGARTDEGRIRAAAVQQGVPCITTVAAAEAAVRAMQALGEDVMTVQSLQERYAE
- a CDS encoding sigma-54-dependent transcriptional regulator, giving the protein MSESQSLKKSSGKPEYDPSTFRLLVVDNEAAHARAMTESLEKVGYKCTVATSGPEAATLIERDTFDIIITDMVMNDVDGMKLLKLAGQRLPDAEVVMVTGHATVPIAVEAMQQGAFNFLEKPITPSRLRAIVEKAVGAVSLRRQNSELMSRLDERFGFEGIIYTSKKMQQVIDRLRRIAATDATVLITGENGTGKEIVAQAVHQNSPRRNKPIVAINTGAIAENLVESELFGHVKGAFTGADADRIGAFEYANGGTLFLDEVGDMPMSTQIKLLRVLEESKITRVGDNKAIKVNVRLISATNRPLEAMIDAGTFRSDLYFRLKVVTVELPALRERREDVIPLMDHFRKMFLRRHDKPAAHFTPAVTKRFFAYDWPGNVRELRNFVEMMVVLDTDGKLDVEDLPPELVDDEAGEHAAEEITLPTISADTDSNLIGQPLSVIERWAIEKTLQLTNDNREEAAKILGIGARTLYRRLDQYKKESDEEDGESGDAGSDDA